The Nitrospinota bacterium genome includes the window TTTGAACGAACCGGCAACTGAATTATATGGAGCAAAAGCTCTTGGTCAGCCTTTTCAGGAAATGAGGAATATGATTGGATCAGCAGGGGACAAGCTTTCCGGCATTATGAATAAGGGTGATTCCGATGTAGCACAAACCGGGATTCCTGAGAGCTATGCGGAAATTATCGGAACCGACAATAAATCTGGAACAGCAAACATCCCTGTTTCGGCATCGTTATCATCCCAGCAATCTAGGCGAGATAGATTGGAGGAGATTAATAGGCAGACAGCCAACACAATTTCCGGAATGCATGAAACAAACGTTCAGAACGTCGATACGGGATCTGGCAGAAGGGGATCTCCCGATGAAAATCGTGTCATCGACAGGGTTGGGAAGAAAATATCGGACCTTTTGGAAGAACAGGGGAAGAACGAAGAGATGAACAAGCTTTTGGATGGTTCCATGGAACCAAAAAATAAAGATGGAGGAAGTAGCGGACCGGATAATGTTGAAGGGATGAATCGGAACAGGAATAGTTAAGTTAACGACGATCTCTAGAAACATCCATTTGGTATTCAGCTACACTGTAACGCCAATCATCATCCGCTACACTGTTATTACCCGCTCTTCTTAAATGAGGTGGAAGGGGCTTACCGAAAAACCCGAGGATTTTAAAAAAGCCAATAAAAACGGTAATCATCCCAATCGCAACTATTGGAAACACCAGCCATTCCCAAGTTTTGTTCCCGTCAACGGCAATAATAGCCAAGCCAACAGAGATGTAGACAGTCAGAGCGAAAACCAAAGCCTTGAAAAGACGCATCAAGCCTGCCAGCAGACCTCCCTTTGGCTCGCCGTCACGGCGTATACAGTATCCAGCGGGAAGGGCGTCTTTCTGCAGTGCCCTGTAGTACGGTCTTTTCGGCTTGTCTTTCATCTCATCATTCCTTTTAATACTTTTCATTATGCATATTTTATAGCAGAAGTAAAACCGGGTGTCAATAAAAAGATATATTGTAAAACATATAGGAAATAAGATATATTGTACGCATGGAAAGATCTGAAAGAAACGGCCAATGAAGGTTGTATATCCTGCGGAAGTAAATAAAGGCAAAAACGGGCAGTTTACTGCCTTTTTACCCGATTTCCCTGATATTCATACGGAAGGGGGTAAAACTACTGGGGAAGCCCTCGAAAACGCTTCCAGAGCCCTCACTTTCGCTCTGGAAAAGCTTGTGAAAAAGGGTATGGATATTCCTCATCCAGGAGAGAAGGGGAAACACCTGGTTGCCCCCGCTGCCAGGGTTCAGGCCGCTATCCTTTTAAGGTTCGCCCGGGGATCCCAGTCGATCGCCCAGATAGCCAGGGCTCTTGATACTTCGTGGCCATCGGCCCAAAAGCTCGAGGATCCGACCCACTCCCCAAGTTTAAGGTCGTTGGAGAAGGCCGCCGCAGCAATGGGGAAAAAGTTAATTATTGAAATTAAGACATAATTATTGGCAACATGTCACAATAGTTAAAAGCATTTTTGGGAAATGTAATTATATTAAACTGTTAATCAGTTTATTAATATGATAAATTTCTGATTAATTATAATTGTTGATAAAAAAGCAGGGGTCGCGAGTCTGTTAAATTTCTTTTGGCGAATTGTGATGTATTAATTCTAACATGCCATTTCGGAGGCTATCTGCAGGAAGAAGGGGAATGAAGAGTTGGAATAGGAGGGCTAGGCAGTGGATCCATTAATTTTAAATGCATTGGTTGCAATAATTGTTGTCCTGTTTTTTCTGATTCAAGGGATTTCTAGTTACCGTGCCATTAATGGCGCCGATATGTATTTTCTTTATGGTCGTAACCTCCAAAATAAAGAATACTCTCGATCTTTTGCTGCTGCTTCAACATCATTAGCCACCGTGCTTTTCTTTTTTGTAATATTAGGAATTTCTCATGGCTTATATATTCTTTATGCCCCATTAACATATTTACTTGGTTGTTTTTTATATAGTAAATTATTTTTACCTGCTTTGGAAAGACAAGGCTTTTTTAATAAAAATACATTTGATGAAAATCCTTCTATGGGAACGACTCTTGGTAGCTATATTGAATTACGCTATAGAAGTAAGGTAATCAAATATTCTATTATGTTCGTAACATTCCTAGGTATGATGAGTATTTTGCTGATTGAGTTATTTGTTGGTGTCACTATATTTTCAATTTACTTAAAGGAACAATATGTTGATTTGGCTTTATTGTTTATTGCCTTTGTAGTATTTGCGTACACTGGCCTAGGTGGCTTATTTGCGGTTGTCAAAACGGATCGCCTACAGTTTGGACTTATGATATTTTCAGTAACAATATTTCTGGCATGGCTCGTTTGGGAATCTGTAGCTACCGATAGATTTCCAAGTCTCAATTATTTCATCATGAAACCAATTAGCATTAATGAAGGTATATTGATACCCTATCCACTATTATTTAATATTCTAGTTGTAAATTTGCTTTTGGTGCCTTCACTCTTGAGAACATGGCAATTAGCGGCTGCCTCCTCCTCATCTGAAGAAGTTAGGAGGGGAGTAATGAATGGGGCTTGGCTGACAGGCGCTTTAACAGGAATGTTCGTATTCATTGGCATATTCTTCTTTCGCTGTGTTTTTCCGAATGCAGAAGTCTCATTGCAAGGCATTTTTAATGCTCTGCATACCAGTAATTCTTTTTATGCGGCTTATATTATTTTTCCCATGTTTTTTGCAGCTTGTCTCGCTGCAATGCTAAGCACTGCGGATAGTTCGCTTATACCTCTTCTGCAAAGTCTTTTTCAGGACTTCAGGAAAATAAATACTGGCAATTCATGGAAACATGGTCATGTCTTGATTTGCACAGCTTTTTTGTTAGTTATTGCTATTGGTTTATATTTTATAGTATTTCGTCTATTAAAATTCAATCTCATATCTTGGCTTTTTACAATTTTTAGCTTTTTAATAATATGCACCCCAAGTATTATTTTTGCTGTGCTTGCCCCTGATGAAATTGTGTGTAAAAAATCCTCGAGAATAGCCGCTTTTGTCTCAATTTGGGGTGGACTCTTGATCGCGATAGTGATTTCAGTTGTAGGTAATAGATTA containing:
- a CDS encoding type II toxin-antitoxin system HicB family antitoxin, whose protein sequence is MKVVYPAEVNKGKNGQFTAFLPDFPDIHTEGGKTTGEALENASRALTFALEKLVKKGMDIPHPGEKGKHLVAPAARVQAAILLRFARGSQSIAQIARALDTSWPSAQKLEDPTHSPSLRSLEKAAAAMGKKLIIEIKT